Genomic window (Eublepharis macularius isolate TG4126 chromosome 6, MPM_Emac_v1.0, whole genome shotgun sequence):
ggaaaggtgagacaAAGGCAGAAAGAGAATAAGGCAGTCTTGAACCAACAAGGATTAGCAAGAGCAAGATCTAACCTTATTCCTCTGAACAGCACTTGAGTCTGACCTGGGAGTCTTTGTGTGATGGCGAGAGGAGCCACCTGATTCTTTCTGGCTTGCGGGTGCAGCTTACAGTTGCCTCCTGCTAGGTTCCAGAGGGGAACCTCCCAGTGATGCTCCCTGTCCTCCGCCCTTGCTTAGtggaatggtggggggaaacaGGGTGAGGATGGTGAGACATCACTTACTGCTTCAGAGAACAGGAGGTGACATCATGATACTCTAGGAACTGTCAAATTTTGATGGTAAAAATCCCACAGAGATTTGTAaattcctagagcagcatgacatcacttcttatTCCAAAACAAAAAGGGACATCAGGGGACACTACAAATTTTCAAAACTCCaagattttaccatagagatttgaaaATTTCTAGTGTCATTATGTAACTTCTTGTtctgaaacaggaagtgatgtccagCAATCTCTGCTCAACCCGATGCTCCCAGTTATACCTTAGTGCAGTTTGATTCTTTGGCCaaagtggggtggggtgaagTTACAAGTGGCTCTGATTCAAACTACATTTCAGTCTGTTGTGTTATGCTTCAGTGGGAAGGTAAATTAAATGACTGGCATTATATAGTGGGTGAGAAACTAACCAATGATTGTGTAATATGTTATTCATCTCAGTACCAACATAAAGCTCAAATTGGATCAGGGACCTGAACCATGTAAAGAAACCGAGTGGGCAGAAAGCCAAGAATGCTAGCCATTCTAGCTGTACACAAACAGATATCTGTACTGATTTGAAATGGTTGTCACCCAAGCTGCTCTTTCGTACAACTTTGCATTAGTTATGTCGCTAGTTTGACACACATcccattttaactttgtatttTGGGAATGTTCTTGGCCTGTTGCATGGTACTTTGTTAGAATGAAAAGATTTACTagaaaacactttgaagattaaAAAGGAAATTAATTGTTACATATAATCAAAGTTTGgatcaatcaaataaataaataaagtttggatcaatcaatcaaataaataaaaacaaccaaCTTATACATTACCTTTCATTCTGTTAGCCTGTTGACCTAGAAACAGTTTGCTGTAGATACAAAACTatttgttccattttttaaaaaaaaaacatcagctCCTTTGTAGTTCTTTTCCCCTTTCAGTTTGTGTGATTATCTCACAGTGGCTTAAAACAGAAATGGCTTTGTCCACAAATGAACCACAAGCGTCTTTTAACTtgaccttctttctttcttttttaggtATCTCGGTATAACCAGGCCTCTCACCTATCCTGTAAGGCAAAATGGGAAGTGCATGGCTAAAATGATCCTTTGCGTGTGGCTGCTGTCTGCTTCAATCACTTTGCCACCTCTCTTCGGCTGGGCTCAAAATATTAATGATGGCAAAGTATGTTTAATAAGCCAAGACTTTGGTTACACAATTTATTCCACTGCTGTTGCATTTTACATTCCCATGTCGGTTATGCTTTTCATGTACTATCAAATCTTCAAGGCGGCCAAGAAGAGCGCTGCCAAACACAAGTTTGCTGGCTTTCCACGgcctgaagaaaatgaaagaattGTTTCTGCAAACGGCGTTGTCAAACTGCACAAGGAGTCTGAAGAGTGCACAAATTTTTCACGTCTGCTTAAGCATGAACGGAAGAACATTTCCATCTTCAAAAGGGAGCAGAAAGCTGCGACTACCCTTGGGATTATTGTTGGGGCCTTCACCGTGTGCTGGCTGCCATTTTTCATACTTTCCACTGCGAGACCCTTTATCTGTGGAAGGTCTTGCAGTTGCATCCCATTGTGGGTTGAGAGAACTTTTCTGTGGTTGGGTTACGCAAACTCTCTTATCAATCCCTTTATATATGCTTTCTTCAACCGGGACTTGAGGACAACCTACCGCAATCTGCTGCAGTGCAGATATAGGAATATCAACCGTAAACTATCAGCTGCAGGAATGCATGAGGCCCTGAAGCTTGCTGAAAAGCCAGAGTTTGTTCTGTAAGGTCATTTgacttttattacatttattccATAGTTTGAGATGTACATGTTTTCTCTTTCAAGTAAAACGAAACATGGACAAGAAAGAAAATCTTTTAATGGAAGGCAGATCTTAGAGAGGATGTCATAGTTTCCTATGAAGAAGCTTGGGAATTGTATTTGGTGGAGAATGCTGAGACTTCTGTCGGAGAGATCAACACTTACCACCATTCACACACCCAGCAGTAATTCCCCAGGGTTCATTAgcaaggtggggaggggagggactatTAAACCAGTTTAATAGTAAGCATGTCCTGGACGCAATAATTCCAACCTTTGACCAGCCATTGGCGTTCTGGGGTATCCAAAGAGTCCTTACATTTAAGCAACTATCTTTTAAATTACTACAAATCTTAAGATGTTTATAGAGCTCTCAGTGTATGGCTAGAGATTACCGTCTTGCTACATattttgttgaccacttgtaaacTTATTGGGTGAGCacagcagagctgattttttttattacatCCTTGCTACTGCACATTACTGGTTGATGTGAATTTTTGGTAAACCAGACACTCACCTTTACTGCATAGCTGGACATTACACATAATAGGATCTGTGTGATTTCTTGCACTTCTCAGTAAGCAGCCATAAAGTAAATGATTACTTGTAGGTGTGAAGAATTGTGTTATTATAATGATTAGATGCATGCCTATTCTATGTGGGTTTCAACAACCAAGCatctaggatttttttaaaaaaaacacctgtttTTCTGAATTGGAACTTGGCATGTATTCAGAAAAGGTGAACATTTTggagaaaaatataaataaagaatGGTTTGTACATCACAACCTGTGAGTCAAATCCTAATATTATTTAAGCTGGAACAGTCTTAGACTTGGGACTAGGCCAGtgttccccagtgtggtgccATTACTTCCCCTGGTGCCTGCTGaactttttagaaagtgggtggggtaggattgccaggtctgccCTGACAACTGGTGTGAGTTGGGCAGTGGGCAGTTACTCCTCTTGCCCACGTGTGTGTGTGCGCCAGCAGCTGACATTACTTctggcacagtgacatcacttctgaagtgatgtctATCTGAGTCTCCCACTTGTCAGCAACTAATATTAAACATTTACTTAAAATTGGCAAGGTGATAGAAGGGCTAGTTAACGTTGGTAAGAAGAGAGGTTGCCATACGAAAGGGTCACCATGGACTGTCAGGAACCATTCATATATCATGAAAGGAAATTGGCCAGTACAGAGAAATGGTACTGTTAACAAAATTTTCTGCTGTTATTTTTTAACAGTTTAAGGCTCAGTATCATCAATCCACTTATTTGTTTCTCTGCTGTTGAGATCACATACAACTCTAACATTTGATTTTATCCTCCTCTACATATGGTATTTTGCAGTTCTATATTTTTCAGGATGAGAGATGAGCCAaataatttgaaataaatgtacTGCCGGCAGTCCTTGAATGGATGAGGCAATTGCTTATCAGTGTCACACCTCAAATCTAGCTTGTTGGCAGGAAAGTAGAATCACATAGTGTGGAAAGAATTACTAT
Coding sequences:
- the HTR7 gene encoding 5-hydroxytryptamine receptor 7 — its product is MVLDFNGSSSSPLLASSPLRSFAPEDPRQLGSGSGGSHSGAGMIAGSLHPTRLGKLLQGVTASPGGGGGPSAISPSGFGTAADGGNDTQCVLILSYGNVEKVVIGAVLSLLTLLTIAGNCLVVISVCFVKKLRQPSNYLIVSLALADLSVAVAVMPFVSVTDLIGGEWMFGRAFCNVFIAMDVMCCTASIMTLCVISIDRYLGITRPLTYPVRQNGKCMAKMILCVWLLSASITLPPLFGWAQNINDGKVCLISQDFGYTIYSTAVAFYIPMSVMLFMYYQIFKAAKKSAAKHKFAGFPRPEENERIVSANGVVKLHKESEECTNFSRLLKHERKNISIFKREQKAATTLGIIVGAFTVCWLPFFILSTARPFICGRSCSCIPLWVERTFLWLGYANSLINPFIYAFFNRDLRTTYRNLLQCRYRNINRKLSAAGMHEALKLAEKPEFVL